A stretch of the Polyangiaceae bacterium genome encodes the following:
- a CDS encoding thermonuclease family protein — translation MDRGTRVFWGLVVVLSGATLFYARGASEQLASAKAAEISLKTGDLVKVTQVVDGDSVVVADASGANVGVRILGIKTFGAKADRDAATRFGRDAVAAIEEMTKEEPVRVLVHSTEKDKHGRTLATLYVGDEDIGLVLVKRGLALTYTAYPVPQTQIYLEAQADAQAAERGLWGDEAVAARAVQLSREWSRGAE, via the coding sequence GTGGATCGGGGAACTCGCGTGTTCTGGGGCCTGGTCGTCGTCCTGTCCGGGGCAACGCTCTTCTACGCCCGCGGCGCGTCGGAGCAGCTCGCGTCGGCGAAGGCCGCGGAGATCAGCCTCAAGACCGGGGATCTCGTCAAGGTGACCCAGGTCGTGGACGGGGACTCCGTCGTGGTCGCCGACGCCAGCGGCGCGAACGTCGGCGTCCGCATCCTGGGTATCAAGACCTTCGGCGCCAAGGCCGACCGTGACGCCGCGACGCGCTTCGGCCGCGACGCCGTCGCAGCCATCGAAGAGATGACGAAGGAAGAGCCGGTGCGCGTGCTGGTCCACTCGACGGAGAAGGACAAACACGGCCGCACGCTGGCCACCCTATACGTCGGTGACGAAGACATCGGCCTCGTGCTGGTGAAGCGCGGGCTCGCTCTCACTTACACCGCGTACCCCGTACCGCAGACGCAGATCTACCTGGAGGCGCAGGCCGACGCGCAGGCGGCGGAGCGCGGGCTCTGGGGCGACGAAGCGGTCGCAGCCCGGGCCGTTCAGCTCTCCCGCGAGTGGAGCCGAGGCGCGGAATGA
- a CDS encoding NAD-binding protein: protein MIQVLMRFFSRRVLRHPPAPLRVSVLMAVILAYGTTGYLYFELPENPSLTWMDGAWYSIVTMTTVGYGDFFPKSLGGRLLVAVPLMFFGIGLLGYVLSIAASALVQAKNKELHGMADVSVEGHLVIINYPNLSKVERVLDDLNGDPSFGQRDVVLIDEDLPEIPPELSSRGVRFVRGNPTRDETLSRANIDHSAYVIVLTKVPGNPHSDNQNVAITLAIEARHRKVHSVVECVDYSAQELLKKAGCDAIVCTSRFDAHFLSNELLNPGVQEIVEELTSTQGQQIFVTEVARSEGLSFSKLADHCKKHGHIAIGARIDGVTQLNITDDRKLSKGDAVISIGEDRLNVL from the coding sequence ATGATCCAGGTCCTGATGCGCTTCTTCTCGCGGCGCGTGCTGCGGCACCCGCCGGCACCGCTGCGCGTCAGCGTGCTGATGGCGGTGATCCTCGCGTACGGCACCACCGGGTACCTCTACTTCGAGCTGCCCGAGAACCCGAGCCTCACCTGGATGGACGGCGCCTGGTACTCCATCGTGACCATGACCACAGTCGGCTACGGCGACTTCTTCCCGAAGTCGCTCGGTGGTCGGTTGCTCGTGGCGGTGCCGCTGATGTTCTTCGGTATCGGCCTGCTCGGCTACGTGCTCTCGATCGCCGCTAGCGCGCTGGTTCAGGCCAAGAACAAGGAGCTCCATGGCATGGCAGACGTGTCCGTCGAAGGTCACCTGGTGATCATCAATTATCCGAACCTGAGCAAGGTGGAGCGCGTACTCGACGACCTCAACGGCGACCCGAGCTTCGGTCAGCGCGACGTCGTGTTGATCGACGAAGATCTCCCTGAGATACCCCCCGAGCTGAGCTCTCGGGGCGTGCGCTTCGTCCGAGGCAATCCCACCCGGGACGAGACCTTGAGCCGTGCCAACATCGATCACAGCGCCTACGTGATCGTGCTGACGAAGGTTCCGGGAAACCCGCACTCCGACAACCAGAACGTGGCCATCACGCTCGCCATCGAGGCGCGGCACCGGAAGGTCCACTCGGTCGTGGAGTGCGTGGACTATTCTGCGCAGGAGCTGCTCAAGAAGGCTGGCTGCGACGCAATCGTGTGCACTTCGCGCTTCGACGCCCACTTCCTCTCGAACGAGCTGCTCAACCCCGGCGTGCAGGAGATCGTGGAGGAGCTTACCTCCACCCAGGGTCAGCAGATCTTCGTCACGGAGGTCGCGCGCAGCGAGGGCCTGAGCTTCTCGAAGCTGGCGGACCACTGCAAGAAGCACGGTCACATCGCCATCGGCGCGCGTATCGACGGGGTCACTCAGCTGAACATCACCGACGACCGCAAGCTCTCGAAGGGCGACGCCGTGATCAGCATCGGGGAAGATAGGCTGAACGTGCTGTGA